A region from the Falco rusticolus isolate bFalRus1 chromosome 4, bFalRus1.pri, whole genome shotgun sequence genome encodes:
- the LOC119146305 gene encoding haloacid dehalogenase-like hydrolase domain-containing 5, protein MRRALPPLRALLRAGAPRLPAPGGLCGAPAADGGGRTLNIPPSFGFLFDIDGVLVRGKTPIPAAKTAFQKLVNPQGQFLVPVVFVTNAGNCLRQKKADQLSHLLGVPISQDQVMMSHSPLRMFKRFHEKCVLVSGQGPLLDIAQDLGFCQPITIETLREKHPLLDVVDHDRRPNVLYPSAVELPKIEAVVLFGEPVRWETNLQLIIDVLLTSGYPGNPYRHENYPHIPVLACNMDLMWVAEAQSPRFGHGTFMVCLENIYKKITGKDLKYEALMGKPSKLTYQYAEYLIRTQAAERQWKQPIQTLYAVGDNLMTDVYGANLYNRYLEENSGKGSKSRVQAKVAGGRGSATLSQDDEIDNSWENELASATAAHCRSVLVCTGVYNPHTEVPLDTRESISETVFHGHRDFRFDPGLVEPDHIVPDVDAAVDLVFQLESFAPN, encoded by the exons AtgcggcgggcgctgccgccgctcCGCGCTCTGCTCAGGGCCGGCGCCCCCCGGCTCCCGGCACCCGGCGGGCTCTGTGGCGCGCCGGCGGCCGACGGGGGCGGCCGCACG CTCAACATACCGCCAtcctttggtttcctttttgaCATTGATGGTGTACTGGTACGAGGAAAGACTCCAATTCCTGCTGCAAAAACGGCCTTTCAAAAGCTAGTGAATCCTCAGGGACAATTCTTGGTGCCTGTAGTATTTGTCACCAATGCCGGGAATTGCCTTCGCCAGAAGAAAGCTGATCAGTTGTCTCATCTCCTGGGAGTTCCA ATTTCACAAGATCAGGTGATGATGTCACACAGTCCTCTGCGGATGTTCAAACgttttcatgaaaaatgtgttcttgTATCTGGACAAGGACCGCTGCTTGATATTGCGCAaga CCTTGGTTTCTGTCAGCCTATTACCATTGAAACACTGAGGGAGAAACATCCTTTGCTAGATGTAGTTGACCATGACAGAAGACCCAACGTTCTG TACCCTTCTGCTGTGGAGCTTCCCAAGATTGAGG ctgttgttttgtttggggagCCGGTCAGATGGGAAACCAACCTTCAGTTGATAATAGATGTTTTGCTGACAAGTGGCTATCCTGGAAATCCGTATCGCCATGAAAATTACCCTCACATTCCTGTACTTGCTTGTAACATGGATCTGATGTGGGTAGCTGAAGCACAGTCTCCAAG GTTTGGGCATGGAACATTCATGGtttgtttggaaaacatttaCAAGAAGATCACTGGCAAAGATCTAAAATATGAGGCCTTAATGGGCAAACCTAGTAAACTGACCTACCAGTACGCAGAATACCTCATCAGGACTCAGGCAGCAGAACGGCAGTGGAAGCAACCTATTCAGACTCTTTATGCTGTCGG AGATAATCTCATGACGGATGTATATGGTGCTAACCTTTACAATCGCTATCTCGAAGAGAACTCCGGAAAAGGTTCAAAATCACGGGTTCAGGCCAAAGTTGCTGGTGGCAGAGGCTCTGCCACTCTCTCTCAGGATGATGAAATAGACAACAGTTGGGAGAATGAATTAGCATCTGCAACTGCTGCCCACTGTAGGTCTGTTCTTGTTTGTACTGGGGTTTACAACCCTCACACTGAGGTGCCCTTAGATACCAGGGAGAGCATATCTGAAACAGTGTTCCATGGCCACAGAGATTTTAGATTTGATCCTGGTCTAGTAGAACCAGATCATATTGTACCAGATGTTGATGCTGCTGTAGACCTGGTCTTCCAGCTGGAGAGCTTTGCACCTAATTGA
- the RAB43 gene encoding ras-related protein Rab-43, with amino-acid sequence MPGPAAPGPGPDPEESYDFLFKLVLIGDASVGKTCLVQRFKTGAFAERQGSTIGVDFTMKSLEIQGKRVKLQIWDTAGQERFRTITQSYYRSANGAILAYDISKRGSFLSIPRWIEDVRKYAGSNIVQLLIGNKSDLSDLREVQLEEAQSLAEHYDNIICAIETSAKDSSNVEEAFVKMATELMMRHGGPMFSEKNTDSIKLDSKDVVEGWGCGC; translated from the exons ATGCCCGGCCCGGCAGCGCCGGGGCCCGGCCCCGACCCGGAGGAGAGCTACGACTTCCTCTTCAAGCTGGTGCTCATCGGGGACGCCAGCGTGGGCAAGACCTGCCTGGTGCAGCGCTTCAAAACCGGGGCCTTCGCCGAGCGCCAGGGCAGCACCATCGGCGTGGACTTCACCATGAAGAGCCTGGAGATCCAGGGCAAGCGGGTGAAG TTGCAGATCTGGGACACGGCTGGCCAGGAGAGATTCCGAACTATCACACAGAGTTATTACCGCAGCGCCAATGGAGCAATCCTAGCCTATGATATCAGCAAGAGAGGCTCTTTCCTGTCCATTCCTCGCTGGATCGAGGATGTGAGAAAGTATGCCGGTTCCAACATAGTGCAATTACTGATTG gaAACAAGTCTGACCTAAGTGACCTTCGAGAGGTTCAGCTGGAAGAAGCTCAGAGTCTGGCTGAACACTATGATAATATCATCTGTGCCATAGAGACCTCTGCGAAAGACTCCAGCAATGTGGAGGAGGCTTTTGTGAAGATGGCTACGGAGCTCATGATGAGGCATGGAGGCCCTATGTTCAGTGAGAAGAATACTGACAGCATCAAGCTTGACAGCAAAGACGTTGTAGAAGGCTGGGGGTGTGGTTGCTGA